A genomic segment from Acyrthosiphon pisum isolate AL4f chromosome A3, pea_aphid_22Mar2018_4r6ur, whole genome shotgun sequence encodes:
- the LOC100162438 gene encoding mRNA decay activator protein ZFP36L2-A, producing MTNSLFNSGETVAKTQNRPRAVATEVEHWWQEMVSSTGSSNSGSSNQGSVSSEPRRRQGQGRRGGGGSGKQQQQQQQPQLTDDQQPLPPQAPMGSRYKTEMCRQYIEKIKCAYGDKCQFAHGEQDLRPVFRHPKYKTEPCRSFNSAGYCPYGQRCHFVHKGDGYIQPASPASPPLSTSSSSGIGSDGSLADLGLGMLDSMFTPPQSPEGRLPVFNRLSGSPPATGDVFSFHVPATVVPRRLSEPDFGFYGF from the exons ATGACCAACTCGTTGTTCAACAGTGGAGAAACAGTCGCTAAG ACACAGAATCGACCGCGCGCAGTGGCCACGGAAGTGGAACACTGGTGGCAAGAGATGGTGTCGTCGACAGGTAGCAGCAACAGTGGCAGCAGCAATCAGGGATCCGTGTCATCGGAACCCAGACGGCGCCAGGGACAGGGTCGTCGCGGGGGCGGTGGATCTGGtaagcagcaacagcaacagcaacaaccACAACTGACCGACGATCAACAGCCATTGCCGCCACAGGCACCGATGGGCTCGCGATACAAGACGGAAATGTGCCGTCAGTACATCGAGAAAATCAAGTGCGCGTACGGCGACAAGTGTCAGTTCGCGCACGGCGAACAAGATCTGCGCCCTGTATTCCGACACCCCAAGTACAAGACGGAACCGTGCCGCTCGTTCAATTCGGCCGGTTACTGCCCTTACGGTCAACGATGCCATTTCGTGCACAAGGGCGACGGTTACATACAGCCAGCTTCGCCTGCCTCGCCTCCGCTGTCCACCTCATCGTCGTCCGGCATCGGCAGCGATGGTTCGCTGGCCGACCTCGGGCTCGGCATGCTTGACAGCATGTTCACGCCGCCGCAGTCGCCCGAGGGCCGATTACCAGTGTTCAACAGGCTGTCCGGTTCTCCACCGGCCACCGGTGACGTGTTCTCGTTCCACGTGCCGGCCACAGTCGTACCGCGTCGCCTCAGCGAACCAGATTTTGGTTTCTACGGGTTCTGA